One genomic region from Candidatus Hydrogenedentota bacterium encodes:
- a CDS encoding M56 family metallopeptidase: MSGVIDVLNGAAALWWPYAFHAAWQAALVGVIMLAAVRALRRRSAPLRYGLLLVALAKFAIPPMLALPVGVFFWMPEPARIQAPALEDTEAVPAGSESGPANVARAQSPELAVPQRAGIGTAVQGAADTHVGESGRQAPPVRSARLTLRGWLMALHIAGAIMMGGWMLWSLAMLRKTLASCRPAWEGPVRDAAARASEALGLRGDVEVFLAPGDAAPMAVGLFRPAAVLPESMAEKLDPAGLEVVLAHELAHLRRRDPWVLVLENVLLTLWWFNPVVWMLVKSLRRTREDCCDDLVLSLRLADEHTYCRSLINAASTVARPGWSPAILGFADRMHPLGRRLTRLMDTTLRKPHRLSLAGIAVLAMLAIAALPGLRTASAGPAGAVTPSATGTAALSGAEETASAGAFPEIPGKVIFHGKYRHRSRGGELPEPGELWLKQTETGAVTAITRLPFMNSTEIAKGNEARQIIAYASVREAQGDKPGYRLDLNIQDGQVLVTRRGIREDWDDRALPVPKGALFDPNSRPDPYAAANIVLRGLNLAGGERKEMPVYDWDNSGDAMAAYTISFTNVGKEQVIVPAGKFEATHIVLEQVTSGDTWFKKRATHVTDFWVLDNGVIVRILRHREPYELELLEWSAPETLPGYEALAAGESLTAGGEARPYHGRAALRFDGAGDFIMVGPSESLDIRGDATISAWIRKQGDTARFDEQILWRGDETFGQDPLSLFIHNDRVTIRTDAPVAFSASSTVPVGHDWNFWTGVRDAGAGKLRVYLNGGLVGESPLPQMPVYDTSRMWIVLGAVDKGNWQYFHGDIGEIQLWNIVRSPEEIRQDMEGGIKPGTAGLVAYWNFEEGSGQELHDASGNGHDVYLGKTASPDPGDPAWITPAEGFAAAPALPPAPSLEDVPGEVAFKALYKHFSRGQEAGTAEVAYKKTPDGGLAVWSELTFYPSTYLAVSDAEKRLQKYVIHYPSGERPGYHAEYVFGQGAMQRTKVQEGQLGGDMVADVPAGASFDPNTRPDPYCVAPILLAGLNLSEGQSKELDVYDTDYTGEDVESYRIRFEHKGKERIELSTGKSFEANHVVLTQLSTARTWFKKGEGHVTDFWVLDNGVLVRIYRHREPYEVVLLTWSVPDELPGLIK; the protein is encoded by the coding sequence ATGAGCGGGGTGATTGACGTTCTGAACGGCGCGGCCGCTTTGTGGTGGCCCTATGCGTTCCATGCGGCATGGCAGGCTGCGCTCGTCGGGGTGATTATGCTCGCGGCGGTCCGGGCCTTGCGGCGGCGGTCGGCGCCGCTCCGATATGGGTTGTTGCTGGTGGCGTTGGCGAAATTCGCGATTCCGCCCATGCTGGCGCTGCCGGTTGGAGTATTCTTCTGGATGCCGGAGCCGGCCCGGATCCAGGCGCCCGCGCTCGAGGACACGGAAGCCGTTCCGGCGGGATCGGAGTCCGGTCCCGCGAACGTTGCCCGGGCTCAGTCTCCCGAACTAGCGGTTCCGCAACGCGCGGGGATAGGCACGGCTGTTCAAGGGGCCGCGGACACGCATGTAGGCGAATCCGGAAGGCAGGCGCCGCCCGTTCGGTCCGCGCGCCTGACCTTGCGGGGCTGGTTGATGGCGCTGCATATTGCGGGCGCGATCATGATGGGCGGGTGGATGTTGTGGTCGCTTGCGATGTTGCGAAAGACGCTCGCGTCCTGCCGTCCGGCGTGGGAGGGGCCGGTGCGCGATGCGGCGGCGCGCGCCAGTGAAGCCCTCGGGTTGCGCGGCGATGTTGAGGTGTTCCTTGCTCCCGGCGACGCCGCGCCCATGGCGGTCGGGCTGTTCCGTCCCGCGGCCGTTCTCCCGGAATCCATGGCGGAGAAGTTGGACCCTGCGGGATTGGAAGTCGTGCTGGCGCACGAGCTGGCCCACCTTCGGCGCAGGGACCCGTGGGTACTGGTGCTGGAAAACGTCCTGTTAACCCTCTGGTGGTTTAATCCCGTGGTCTGGATGCTCGTGAAATCGTTGCGGCGGACCCGTGAGGACTGCTGCGATGACCTCGTGCTTTCGCTGCGCCTTGCCGACGAACACACGTATTGCCGCAGCCTGATTAACGCGGCGTCGACGGTTGCCCGGCCGGGTTGGTCGCCCGCCATATTGGGGTTTGCCGACCGCATGCATCCCCTGGGCCGCCGGTTGACCCGGCTCATGGATACCACGCTGCGCAAACCTCACCGGCTGTCGCTTGCCGGGATAGCGGTTCTGGCCATGCTGGCAATCGCAGCGCTCCCGGGCTTGCGCACCGCGTCCGCGGGACCTGCCGGAGCCGTTACGCCGTCCGCTACAGGCACGGCGGCGCTGTCGGGCGCGGAGGAGACGGCTTCCGCCGGCGCTTTCCCCGAGATTCCCGGCAAAGTGATATTCCACGGGAAATACCGCCACCGCAGCCGGGGAGGCGAGCTCCCGGAGCCCGGAGAGCTGTGGCTGAAGCAAACCGAGACGGGCGCAGTGACGGCCATCACACGTCTGCCCTTCATGAACTCGACGGAAATCGCTAAAGGAAATGAAGCCCGCCAAATCATCGCGTACGCCTCCGTCCGCGAAGCCCAGGGAGACAAGCCCGGTTACCGGCTCGACCTCAACATCCAGGACGGCCAGGTGCTCGTGACGCGCCGGGGCATTCGCGAAGACTGGGACGATAGAGCCCTTCCCGTGCCGAAAGGCGCGTTGTTCGACCCCAATAGCCGCCCCGACCCCTATGCTGCCGCGAATATCGTTCTCCGCGGTCTCAACCTCGCGGGCGGAGAGCGGAAGGAGATGCCCGTATATGACTGGGACAACTCCGGCGATGCCATGGCGGCCTATACCATCAGCTTCACGAATGTGGGGAAAGAGCAAGTGATCGTTCCCGCGGGCAAGTTTGAAGCCACGCACATCGTGCTCGAACAGGTCACAAGCGGGGACACGTGGTTCAAGAAGCGCGCGACCCATGTCACCGACTTCTGGGTGCTCGATAACGGCGTGATTGTCCGCATCCTCCGCCATCGTGAACCCTACGAACTCGAGCTGCTCGAGTGGTCGGCGCCGGAGACCTTGCCGGGATACGAGGCTCTCGCGGCAGGCGAATCACTGACCGCGGGAGGCGAGGCGCGCCCCTACCATGGCAGGGCGGCGCTCCGTTTTGACGGCGCGGGCGACTTCATCATGGTAGGTCCCAGCGAGAGCCTGGACATCCGCGGCGACGCCACCATCTCGGCATGGATACGCAAGCAAGGCGATACGGCCCGGTTCGACGAGCAGATCCTCTGGCGGGGCGACGAAACGTTCGGGCAGGACCCCCTGAGCCTGTTCATCCACAACGACCGGGTGACTATACGCACCGACGCTCCAGTGGCATTCTCCGCATCATCGACCGTGCCCGTAGGGCACGATTGGAATTTCTGGACGGGCGTGCGCGACGCCGGCGCGGGAAAACTCCGCGTATACCTGAACGGCGGCCTGGTGGGGGAATCGCCTCTGCCCCAAATGCCCGTGTACGATACCTCCCGGATGTGGATCGTGCTCGGGGCCGTCGATAAAGGCAACTGGCAATACTTCCACGGGGACATCGGCGAGATTCAGTTATGGAATATCGTGCGAAGCCCCGAGGAAATCCGCCAGGACATGGAAGGCGGCATCAAACCCGGCACCGCGGGGCTTGTGGCCTACTGGAACTTCGAGGAGGGCTCGGGCCAGGAGCTCCACGACGCCAGCGGCAACGGCCACGACGTCTACCTCGGCAAGACCGCCAGCCCCGACCCGGGCGACCCGGCCTGGATAACACCCGCCGAGGGGTTTGCAGCCGCGCCGGCGTTGCCGCCCGCACCGTCTCTCGAAGATGTCCCGGGCGAGGTCGCGTTTAAGGCGCTCTACAAACATTTCAGCCGCGGACAAGAAGCAGGCACGGCCGAGGTGGCATACAAAAAGACGCCGGACGGCGGATTGGCCGTCTGGAGCGAGTTGACGTTCTATCCGTCGACCTACTTGGCGGTCTCAGACGCCGAAAAGCGGCTGCAAAAGTACGTCATTCACTATCCAAGCGGCGAACGCCCCGGTTACCACGCCGAGTACGTGTTCGGCCAAGGCGCCATGCAACGCACAAAAGTGCAGGAAGGACAGCTTGGCGGCGACATGGTCGCCGATGTGCCCGCTGGCGCTTCTTTCGACCCCAACACGCGGCCGGACCCGTATTGCGTCGCGCCGATACTCCTCGCGGGGCTGAACCTGTCTGAAGGACAATCGAAGGAGCTGGACGTCTACGATACCGATTACACCGGCGAAGACGTGGAAAGTTATCGGATTCGTTTCGAGCATAAGGGTAAAGAGCGCATCGAGCTGTCTACGGGCAAGTCATTCGAGGCCAACCACGTCGTGCTGACCCAGCTTTCCACCGCCCGCACGTGGTTTAAGAAAGGCGAAGGGCATGTCACGGACTTCTGGGTGCTCGACAACGGCGTGCTCGTGCGCATCTACCGTCACCGCGAACCTTACGAAGTCGTGTTGCTCACGTGGTCGGTACCGGATGAACTACCGGGCCTGATCAAGTAG
- a CDS encoding BlaI/MecI/CopY family transcriptional regulator, protein MTNKRQRPTESARKALENLPGAELEVMACLWQKGEATARHIREEMAPYRPMTHGALVTLLKRLEAKGLVSKRKGNFGKAFVFRAVHTPEPVYRKIMRDLHERVFGGSGAAMFASLFETRPPSVEEVDELQKLLDDLRRQQTRARKG, encoded by the coding sequence ATGACCAACAAACGACAAAGACCCACCGAAAGCGCGCGCAAAGCCCTCGAAAACCTGCCCGGCGCGGAACTGGAAGTGATGGCCTGCCTCTGGCAGAAGGGAGAAGCCACGGCCCGGCATATTCGCGAGGAAATGGCGCCGTACCGTCCCATGACGCACGGGGCTCTGGTGACCCTGCTGAAACGCCTTGAAGCCAAGGGGCTGGTCAGCAAGCGCAAGGGGAATTTCGGCAAGGCGTTCGTTTTCCGTGCTGTCCATACGCCTGAACCGGTTTATAGAAAGATAATGCGGGACCTTCACGAGCGGGTGTTTGGGGGGAGCGGCGCGGCCATGTTCGCCTCGTTGTTCGAGACGCGCCCGCCCTCGGTCGAGGAAGTCGACGAGTTACAGAAGCTTCTGGACGATTTGCGACGTCAACAAACGAGAGCAAGAAAGGGATAG
- a CDS encoding DUF58 domain-containing protein, with the protein MRNAFWFIIGGVVLALAFVIQSPYLSYAAYGFLLLVGIAHFSSWAWLSGLDCRRTLDRTTLNQGEDITVEVTVENRRGWPIPWLYVEDLHPPDFPRAGDNSRLAVLMPGRTLRFRYTLTCPRRGYHRIGPLLMESGDLFGLQRRFITGKRQDYISVLPTVAYIETFTIAARRPQGPVRISNRIYEDPSRIAGVREYQRGDPLNLIHWKASARMGDLFTKQTEPSNVLGATLVLDLHQDAYAGDKAEQRMELAITTVASLAYLLQLSGEQLGMITNARDAAEAARYEVAGTETLSRQEAESGVAGEEKSDTLRPLEVPTRRSPVQALHIIENLARVLPTDGLDVGALLMAEFRKQPRDATLIPVVPRVTPEFARVLAQMKLSGFSVTVFLIDNYHGYEEASVMLAGDGIDVLHIETERDLHEISPARI; encoded by the coding sequence ATGCGAAATGCCTTCTGGTTCATCATCGGCGGCGTTGTCCTGGCTCTGGCGTTCGTAATACAGAGTCCGTACCTGTCGTATGCCGCCTACGGCTTCCTGTTGCTTGTAGGCATAGCGCATTTCAGCTCGTGGGCATGGCTCAGCGGGCTGGACTGCCGTCGCACGCTCGACCGTACAACCCTGAACCAGGGCGAGGATATCACCGTCGAAGTGACCGTCGAGAACCGGCGCGGATGGCCTATTCCGTGGCTCTATGTCGAGGACCTTCATCCGCCCGATTTCCCGCGCGCAGGCGACAACTCCAGGCTGGCGGTGCTGATGCCCGGCCGCACGCTGCGGTTTCGATACACCTTGACGTGCCCCCGCCGCGGCTACCATCGCATCGGGCCGCTCCTGATGGAATCGGGAGATTTGTTCGGGCTCCAACGGCGGTTTATCACGGGCAAGCGTCAGGATTACATCTCGGTGCTTCCCACGGTAGCCTATATCGAGACCTTCACGATTGCCGCGCGCCGTCCACAGGGACCCGTGCGCATCTCGAACCGAATCTACGAGGACCCGTCCCGCATCGCGGGAGTGCGTGAATACCAGCGGGGAGATCCCCTGAACCTCATTCATTGGAAGGCTTCGGCACGGATGGGCGACCTCTTCACGAAGCAGACCGAACCTTCGAACGTTCTGGGCGCAACCCTTGTGCTCGACCTGCACCAGGACGCCTACGCCGGCGACAAAGCAGAGCAGCGGATGGAGCTCGCCATCACTACGGTTGCCTCCCTCGCCTACCTGTTGCAGCTTTCGGGCGAGCAACTGGGGATGATAACCAACGCGCGCGACGCCGCCGAGGCGGCTCGCTACGAGGTCGCGGGCACTGAAACCCTGTCGCGGCAGGAAGCCGAATCAGGAGTAGCCGGCGAGGAGAAGTCCGACACGTTGCGTCCGCTCGAGGTGCCCACGCGGCGAAGCCCGGTGCAGGCGCTGCATATCATCGAGAATCTTGCCCGGGTACTGCCCACCGACGGGCTCGACGTGGGGGCCTTGTTGATGGCCGAGTTCCGCAAGCAGCCGCGGGACGCCACCCTCATCCCCGTTGTGCCGCGGGTAACGCCGGAGTTCGCGCGGGTGCTTGCCCAGATGAAGCTCTCCGGATTCTCAGTCACCGTATTCCTGATCGACAACTACCACGGGTACGAGGAGGCCTCGGTCATGCTGGCGGGCGACGGCATCGACGTGTTGCATATTGAGACGGAGCGCGATTTGCATGAAATCTCACCGGCCAGAATCTGA